The Neochlamydia sp. AcF84 genome contains a region encoding:
- the ndk gene encoding nucleoside-diphosphate kinase produces the protein MAADVNPSPQQTLSMIKPDGIANKHVGEIIARFEKNGLQISAAKMLHLTAEQAGQFYAVHKDRPFYKDLINMMSSGPVMVMVLEGEDAIAKNRQLMGATDPSKAAASTIRADFSKSVTENTVHGSDSVENAKLEIAFFFKPEEIVNPIK, from the coding sequence ATGGCTGCGGATGTTAATCCTTCTCCTCAACAGACTTTATCTATGATAAAGCCTGATGGTATCGCGAATAAGCATGTAGGTGAAATTATTGCACGTTTTGAAAAAAATGGCTTACAAATTTCAGCTGCAAAAATGCTCCATTTGACTGCCGAGCAAGCAGGTCAATTTTATGCAGTCCATAAAGATCGCCCTTTTTACAAAGATCTTATCAACATGATGAGCTCCGGGCCTGTCATGGTGATGGTACTAGAAGGCGAAGATGCTATAGCTAAAAATCGTCAATTAATGGGTGCCACTGACCCTTCTAAAGCTGCTGCTTCCACTATTCGTGCAGATTTTTCTAAATCCGTCACAGAAAATACTGTCCATGGGTCAGATTCAGTAGAAAATGCTAAACTAGAAATTGCTTTCTTCTTTAAACCTGAGGAGATTGTCAATCCTATTAAGTAA
- the lptB gene encoding LPS export ABC transporter ATP-binding protein, whose amino-acid sequence MHNNEHNICLEVQDLQKSYNGRKVVNGLSFYVKKGEIVGLVGPNGAGKTTAFYMTVGLIRPDAGTVSFNKYDVTRSAMHMRARMGMGYLAQEPSVFRYLTVEENIMCILECLPLTKAERKLRLEKLLQELHLEPLAKKKAIALSGGERRRLEITRALVTDPTLLMLDEPFANIDPLSVQEVKQMVSHLAQKNISILITDHNAREIFSIVDRSYLVSEGKVILSGTVDTLVNDQQARRTYLGEDFKL is encoded by the coding sequence ATGCATAATAACGAGCATAACATATGTTTAGAGGTTCAGGATCTTCAGAAAAGTTATAATGGGCGTAAAGTCGTTAATGGCCTATCTTTCTATGTTAAAAAAGGAGAAATCGTAGGACTTGTAGGTCCTAATGGAGCAGGTAAGACCACGGCTTTTTATATGACGGTAGGGCTTATACGTCCCGATGCAGGCACTGTATCCTTTAATAAATATGATGTCACCCGTTCTGCTATGCATATGCGCGCACGTATGGGAATGGGCTATCTAGCTCAGGAGCCTTCTGTTTTTCGTTACCTAACTGTTGAAGAAAACATTATGTGCATTTTAGAGTGCTTGCCCTTAACTAAAGCAGAGCGTAAATTACGCTTGGAAAAGTTGTTACAAGAACTTCATCTTGAACCTTTAGCCAAGAAAAAAGCTATAGCGCTTTCAGGCGGGGAAAGACGTCGCTTAGAAATTACTCGAGCCCTTGTGACCGATCCTACCCTTTTAATGCTCGATGAGCCTTTTGCGAATATTGATCCTTTATCGGTTCAAGAAGTCAAGCAGATGGTTTCACATCTAGCGCAGAAAAATATCAGCATTTTAATTACAGACCATAATGCCCGCGAGATTTTTTCCATTGTCGATCGTAGCTATCTAGTGAGCGAGGGAAAAGTCATCCTATCTGGAACAGTCGATACTTTAGTTAATGATCAGCAGGCCCGTCGTACCTACCTTGGAGAGGATTTTAAATTATAA
- the ndk gene encoding nucleoside-diphosphate kinase codes for MTSQERTLSIIKPDAVGKNQIGEILARFEKNGLKIVAAKMKHLSQQEAEGFYAIHKERPFFKDLVSFMISGPVLITVLEGNQAVLKNREIMGATDPKKASPGTIRADFAHSIDENCVHGSDSAENAQTEINYFFKSTEICPHTR; via the coding sequence ATGACATCACAAGAACGCACACTCTCCATCATTAAGCCAGATGCTGTAGGTAAAAATCAGATAGGTGAAATCCTTGCTCGCTTTGAAAAAAATGGGTTAAAGATTGTGGCTGCTAAAATGAAACATTTAAGCCAGCAGGAAGCCGAGGGGTTTTATGCTATTCATAAAGAGCGTCCTTTTTTTAAAGACCTTGTTAGCTTTATGATTTCAGGTCCTGTACTCATTACGGTATTAGAAGGTAACCAGGCTGTCCTTAAAAACCGAGAAATTATGGGAGCTACTGATCCCAAGAAAGCCTCTCCAGGCACTATTCGTGCAGATTTTGCCCACTCCATCGATGAAAATTGCGTACATGGTTCAGATTCTGCTGAAAATGCTCAAACCGAAATTAACTATTTCTTTAAAAGCACTGAAATCTGCCCTCATACCCGTTAA